The stretch of DNA TTAATAGTATGGTTAAGCAGCTTTTCTATAACTTCAGTAGAGTTCATTAATTCAATACTTATATCCACTTCATTATGAAGTTTTTTAAAGATATATATACTACAGGGGAGTGCATACTCCCCTACACTTTTACAAGATCCGATAATTAGCTTTGGATTATTCTCTTGCAAGTTCTTCAGGTCTCTTTCTATGTTTCCTTTAATGGATAAAATAGTACTTGCATAATTATATACTACTTTCCCCTCTTCTGTAAGCTCAACACCTTTATTGCTTCGTATTAAAAGCTTTGCTCCGATTTCCCCTTCTAAATGCTTAATTTGCATGCTAAGCCCAGGTTGTGTAAGATGAAGGTCAGCTGCTGCCTTTGAGATACTATTGTGTATGACAGTTGAGTAAAACGACTTAAGATATTCAAAGTTCATGTAGTTTCACATCCCCAGAGTGGAATACCCCGCATATATGCATATTCCGTTGCGTGAGTGGGGCTTGAGTATTTGATGTTGTGCATGCGTTCCCAAGGATTGTGCATATCTTCACTTGCCGTTAAACATCTTCTCCCCATAATAAATGAGAACCTTGACCATACGATTGAACAGGCATGCCCGGGCGTAGAAATTGGGCTGGCCGCCATTCCCAGAGAACAGGAGATGAAGGTTTTGCCACTGCCTGTGGCTGCGGGAATGATGATGTTGTGGTATCCCTGGATATAGTTGCAGGCAGCAAGCCTTGTAATCTGGGCCTTGTCTAACTTTCGGTCGGGGTGGTATTTGATGTCTTTGATGCAGGCTGTGCTGATAGCAAAGCCTGCATTTTTGATGAGACGGATCGTGTCCGTTACTTTTGGGAGAAGTACAATCCGTACG from Pelotomaculum schinkii encodes:
- a CDS encoding ATP-binding protein; the encoded protein is MPRLSKLPLKLCMADVRIVLLPKVTDTIRLIKNAGFAISTACIKDIKYHPDRKLDKAQITRLAACNYIQGYHNIIIPAATGSGKTFISCSLGMAASPISTPGHACSIVWSRFSFIMGRRCLTASEDMHNPWERMHNIKYSSPTHATEYAYMRGIPLWGCETT